The proteins below are encoded in one region of Caldanaerovirga acetigignens:
- the coaBC gene encoding bifunctional phosphopantothenoylcysteine decarboxylase/phosphopantothenate--cysteine ligase CoaBC, whose product MLQDKFVVLGVTGSIAAYKAAELVRLLKKRGAEVQVVMTSSAKEFVTPLTFQVLSGNPVVTDMFEKPVRWEVEHVSLADRADLFVIAPATANVIAKMAVGIADDMLTASVLATRAKVLVVPAMNVNMYMNPITQENISFLKEKGFYVMEPDEGFLACGYSGKGRFPEPEKILNVIERLAGVCGDLQNKKILITAGPTREPIDPVRFISNRSSGKMGYALAEAAVERGGEVILISGPTCLPRPSGLYKYIRINTALEMRECILKYFYWSDVVIKAAAVSDFRPKSYSEHKIKKNDSATEMTLQLEKNPDILKELGEKKQKQLLVGFAAETDEIKENAMEKLNKKNLDLIVVNDVTAEGAGFEVDTNIVRIYYKDGSAEEIPKMTKKELANVILDRVVKLLKN is encoded by the coding sequence ATGTTACAGGATAAATTCGTCGTGTTGGGTGTGACGGGTAGTATAGCGGCTTACAAAGCTGCAGAGTTGGTGAGGCTTTTAAAAAAAAGGGGAGCCGAGGTTCAAGTCGTAATGACCAGCTCTGCCAAGGAATTCGTCACACCTTTGACTTTTCAGGTGCTTTCCGGTAATCCCGTTGTTACCGACATGTTTGAAAAACCAGTTCGCTGGGAAGTGGAGCACGTCTCCCTTGCCGACAGGGCGGACCTTTTCGTAATCGCTCCGGCCACAGCCAATGTAATTGCAAAAATGGCAGTCGGCATCGCCGATGATATGTTGACTGCTTCGGTCCTGGCAACCCGGGCGAAAGTTTTGGTGGTGCCGGCTATGAACGTAAATATGTACATGAACCCGATCACCCAGGAAAACATAAGCTTCCTTAAGGAAAAAGGTTTTTACGTGATGGAACCCGATGAAGGCTTTTTGGCTTGCGGTTATTCAGGGAAAGGTAGGTTCCCTGAGCCTGAAAAAATATTAAATGTTATAGAAAGACTGGCTGGAGTTTGCGGTGACCTTCAAAATAAAAAAATCCTCATTACCGCTGGCCCAACCAGAGAACCCATCGACCCGGTGAGGTTTATTTCAAACCGCTCTTCCGGCAAAATGGGTTACGCACTGGCGGAGGCTGCTGTGGAACGCGGTGGTGAGGTTATACTTATTTCTGGACCCACCTGCCTTCCGCGACCATCAGGACTTTATAAGTACATCAGAATCAATACGGCCCTGGAAATGCGGGAATGTATTCTAAAATATTTTTACTGGAGCGATGTGGTAATAAAAGCGGCGGCCGTTTCGGACTTCAGGCCGAAAAGTTATTCGGAGCACAAGATAAAAAAGAATGATAGTGCGACTGAAATGACCCTCCAACTGGAAAAAAATCCAGATATTTTAAAGGAGTTGGGGGAAAAAAAACAAAAGCAGCTTCTTGTGGGTTTTGCCGCCGAGACGGACGAAATTAAGGAAAACGCCATGGAAAAACTCAACAAGAAAAATCTCGATCTTATCGTCGTCAATGATGTGACTGCAGAAGGGGCGGGTTTTGAAGTTGACACAAATATCGTCAGGATATATTACAAGGATGGTTCTGCTGAAGAAATTCCCAAAATGACCAAAAAAGAACTGGCCAATGTCATTCTGGACAGAGTGGTAAAACTTCTAAAAAATTGA
- a CDS encoding DUF116 domain-containing protein, which yields MIEIRKTKKRIYISLLLVSIAILSALATAGVAIYLNKFTHFYKWMLLAVLLGLAVLIVVLSLGLAATVLTLWHVKGFFGLERLINFSLNLLFPITIALGKLLHIPKDIIKSSYIEVNNNLVKTKNYKIKPEDILVLAPHCLQRWDCPYKITADVSNCRRCGRCDIEKLVALAEKKGVRLAVVTGGTLARKIVMDFRPKAIVAIACERDLSEGILDTNPIPVLGILNIRPEGPCVNTRVDVKKVEEALDFFLIGRERE from the coding sequence ATGATAGAAATAAGGAAGACAAAAAAAAGGATATATATAAGTCTACTTCTGGTTAGTATTGCTATTTTATCTGCTTTGGCGACGGCAGGTGTGGCAATTTATCTAAATAAGTTTACCCACTTTTACAAGTGGATGTTACTTGCGGTTTTGTTGGGATTGGCTGTACTTATTGTTGTTCTGAGCCTAGGCCTTGCAGCGACGGTGCTGACTTTGTGGCACGTAAAAGGCTTTTTTGGACTGGAAAGACTGATAAATTTTTCCTTGAACTTGCTTTTTCCTATCACTATTGCTTTGGGGAAGTTGCTTCACATTCCTAAGGATATAATAAAAAGTTCCTATATAGAAGTAAACAATAATCTGGTAAAAACCAAGAATTACAAAATAAAACCGGAGGATATCCTGGTATTGGCACCCCACTGCCTCCAGCGGTGGGATTGCCCATATAAAATTACGGCCGATGTGTCGAATTGCAGGCGTTGCGGAAGGTGCGACATAGAAAAGCTTGTTGCCCTTGCCGAAAAAAAAGGGGTAAGATTGGCTGTGGTCACCGGCGGTACGCTGGCGAGAAAGATAGTGATGGATTTCAGGCCGAAAGCAATTGTCGCCATCGCCTGCGAGAGGGATCTTTCCGAAGGAATTCTTGACACAAATCCGATTCCGGTTTTGGGCATATTAAATATAAGGCCGGAAGGACCATGCGTAAATACAAGGGTGGATGTTAAAAAGGTCGAAGAAGCCCTGGATTTTTTTCTCATTGGAAGGGAAAGGGAGTAA
- a CDS encoding YicC/YloC family endoribonuclease — protein MIRSMTGYGRGKSCGKITWEVELKSINHRFLEIYVKLPRQWFFLEEKIRNYIRERISRGRIDVFVNCSSETLPVDIKIDKQAVASYYKKLVELKEEVGFEGPVTLSLLSVMPDLFVVEQQFPEEEELWPELKKALEEAVDNLIEMRTKEGNNLWRDISSRLDVIMERVRNIKIRSDVMIEEYRKKLQQKVKKIKEGLELNEERLEAEVVIFAERSDISEELVRIESHIAQFKNMGDAEGASGKKMDFLAQEIFREANTIASKSADYNITREIIEIKSELEKIREQLQNIE, from the coding sequence ATGATAAGAAGCATGACCGGCTATGGGCGCGGAAAAAGCTGCGGCAAAATTACCTGGGAAGTCGAACTGAAATCGATAAATCACCGCTTTTTGGAAATATACGTGAAATTGCCCCGCCAGTGGTTTTTTCTGGAAGAGAAGATAAGGAACTATATTAGGGAGCGCATAAGTCGGGGGCGAATCGATGTTTTCGTAAACTGTTCTTCAGAAACGTTGCCTGTAGACATAAAAATTGACAAACAGGCAGTGGCGAGCTATTATAAAAAGTTGGTGGAATTGAAGGAAGAGGTGGGCTTCGAGGGACCGGTAACCCTTTCTTTGCTTTCCGTGATGCCGGATTTATTCGTAGTCGAACAGCAGTTTCCTGAGGAAGAAGAACTGTGGCCAGAACTTAAAAAGGCGCTCGAAGAAGCGGTGGATAACCTTATTGAGATGAGGACTAAGGAAGGGAATAATCTATGGCGGGATATTTCGTCCAGACTCGATGTCATCATGGAGAGGGTCAGAAACATAAAGATAAGGTCTGATGTAATGATCGAAGAATATCGCAAGAAGCTCCAGCAAAAAGTGAAAAAGATAAAAGAAGGCTTGGAGCTGAACGAAGAGAGATTGGAAGCTGAAGTTGTGATTTTCGCAGAGAGGTCCGATATTAGCGAGGAACTAGTGAGGATAGAAAGTCACATTGCCCAATTTAAAAATATGGGGGATGCAGAGGGAGCCTCAGGCAAAAAAATGGATTTTTTGGCTCAAGAAATTTTCAGGGAAGCCAATACCATTGCGTCTAAATCCGCGGACTACAATATAACGAGAGAAATAATTGAAATAAAAAGCGAACTTGAGAAAATAAGGGAACAACTGCAGAATATTGAATAA
- the fmt gene encoding methionyl-tRNA formyltransferase — translation MKIVFMGTPDFALPSLEALIEHGYDVLAVVTQPDRPKGRKRTLTPPPVKVKAEKYGIRVYQPEKIRDESFVKVLESLAPELFVVVAYGQILPPSVLRIPSIGCINVHASLLPKYRGAAPIQWAIISGEEKTGVTTMWMDEGMDTGDIFLQKEVAIDHKWSAVELSEVLSKVGSELLLETLEKIKANDIIRVPQNHAEATYAPVLKKEDARIDWKNTTKAIYDLIRGMQPWPGAFTFMRGVELKIWRAEIYATGESGEPGRVLGIDKERGILVGTGDGVLLIAELQEAGKKRMSAAEYLRGHSIAEGEFFSDDRNKEDKKKDIYKSTSG, via the coding sequence ATGAAAATAGTCTTTATGGGCACTCCAGACTTTGCTCTGCCTTCCCTCGAGGCTCTCATCGAACATGGCTACGATGTGCTTGCGGTGGTGACTCAGCCCGACAGGCCGAAGGGGAGAAAGCGCACCCTTACCCCTCCTCCGGTCAAGGTGAAAGCAGAAAAGTACGGAATAAGGGTGTACCAGCCCGAAAAAATAAGAGACGAGTCATTCGTGAAAGTGCTAGAATCTCTTGCACCCGAGCTATTTGTGGTAGTAGCTTATGGTCAGATCTTGCCGCCTTCGGTGCTTCGCATTCCATCTATAGGTTGCATCAATGTGCATGCCTCGCTTCTACCAAAATACAGGGGAGCGGCCCCGATTCAATGGGCTATTATAAGTGGAGAGGAAAAAACTGGAGTTACCACTATGTGGATGGACGAAGGCATGGACACAGGCGATATCTTTCTCCAAAAAGAGGTAGCAATTGACCACAAATGGTCTGCCGTAGAGCTGTCCGAAGTGCTGTCAAAAGTTGGCAGTGAACTTCTTCTGGAAACCCTTGAAAAAATTAAAGCCAACGATATAATCAGAGTGCCGCAGAACCATGCTGAAGCGACGTACGCTCCGGTTTTAAAGAAGGAGGATGCGAGAATTGACTGGAAAAACACCACCAAAGCCATTTACGATCTGATACGGGGGATGCAGCCTTGGCCCGGAGCTTTTACATTCATGAGGGGTGTGGAGCTGAAAATCTGGAGGGCTGAAATTTACGCTACGGGAGAAAGCGGGGAGCCGGGGAGGGTATTGGGAATCGATAAAGAACGCGGAATATTAGTAGGAACCGGCGATGGAGTTTTGTTGATTGCCGAGCTGCAGGAAGCGGGAAAGAAAAGGATGTCTGCCGCCGAATATTTGCGGGGACATTCGATAGCCGAGGGAGAGTTTTTTTCTGATGATAGAAATAAGGAAGACAAAAAAAAGGATATATATAAGTCTACTTCTGGTTAG
- a CDS encoding LL-diaminopimelate aminotransferase: MRIAERIKKIPPYLFAQIDKKIAELKKKGVDVISLGVGDPDLPTPPHIVKALERAANDPECHKYPAYEGSLEFREAVATYYKRRFSVELDPQSEVMALIGSKEGIAHIFFAFIDPGDYALIPDPGYPVYKTATLFAGGIPYPMPLLKENNFLPDFSKIDTEVAKKAKLMFLCYPNNPTAAVADEKFFEEAVEFAKTYDIIICHDSAYVDITFDGYKAPSLLSVKGAMDIGVEFGSLSKPYRMTGWRIGYAVGNKDIISALGIIKTNIDSGQFTAIQKAGIEALLGPQDSVNEMLSVFEKRRNLVVETLKGIGLEVEPPKGTFYVWVPVPEGYTSQSFAEMLIEKAAVVVTPGVGYGDYGEGYVRISLTTPDERLEEAMRRIKESLSF, translated from the coding sequence TTGAGAATTGCAGAGCGCATAAAAAAAATACCGCCTTATCTTTTTGCTCAGATAGACAAAAAAATAGCCGAACTCAAGAAGAAAGGAGTAGACGTAATAAGTTTGGGAGTGGGTGATCCCGATTTGCCCACACCGCCCCATATCGTAAAGGCCCTTGAAAGAGCGGCAAATGATCCTGAATGTCATAAATATCCGGCTTACGAAGGATCGCTGGAGTTCAGAGAAGCAGTAGCTACATATTATAAAAGGAGATTCAGCGTGGAACTAGACCCTCAATCCGAAGTAATGGCCCTTATAGGTTCAAAAGAAGGTATTGCTCATATATTTTTCGCTTTTATCGATCCCGGAGATTACGCTCTAATCCCAGATCCAGGATACCCCGTCTATAAAACCGCTACTTTATTCGCGGGTGGCATACCTTATCCGATGCCTTTGCTGAAAGAAAACAATTTCCTTCCCGATTTTTCAAAGATAGATACGGAAGTGGCAAAGAAGGCGAAGCTGATGTTTCTTTGCTATCCGAACAATCCTACTGCTGCCGTGGCGGATGAGAAATTCTTCGAAGAAGCCGTGGAATTTGCAAAAACTTACGATATAATAATTTGCCACGACAGCGCTTATGTTGATATTACTTTCGACGGCTACAAGGCCCCTAGCTTGCTTTCCGTAAAAGGCGCAATGGATATTGGTGTAGAATTCGGTTCTCTTTCAAAACCTTACCGCATGACCGGCTGGAGAATTGGATATGCGGTCGGCAACAAAGATATAATATCCGCATTGGGAATTATTAAGACAAATATAGACTCGGGGCAATTTACCGCAATTCAAAAAGCCGGCATTGAAGCGCTTTTAGGGCCGCAGGACAGCGTAAATGAAATGCTGTCTGTGTTTGAAAAAAGGCGTAACCTGGTAGTCGAAACTCTAAAGGGGATAGGCCTTGAGGTAGAACCTCCGAAGGGAACGTTTTACGTTTGGGTGCCGGTTCCTGAGGGTTATACATCTCAATCCTTTGCGGAGATGCTCATTGAAAAGGCGGCGGTGGTCGTAACGCCGGGAGTCGGTTACGGAGATTACGGTGAGGGCTACGTGAGAATTTCGCTTACGACGCCAGATGAAAGGCTGGAGGAGGCCATGAGGCGGATTAAAGAAAGCTTGAGCTTTTGA
- the remA gene encoding extracellular matrix/biofilm regulator RemA — MEIKLVNIGFGNIVSANRIIAIVSPESAPIKRIIQEARDRGMLIDATYGRRTRAVIITDSDHVILSAVQPETVANRLNNKDIEEEVEEI, encoded by the coding sequence GTGGAAATAAAACTTGTAAACATAGGATTCGGAAACATAGTTTCTGCAAACAGAATCATTGCAATTGTAAGTCCAGAATCTGCTCCTATAAAGCGCATAATCCAGGAAGCCCGCGACAGGGGTATGCTGATAGACGCGACCTACGGAAGGCGCACCCGTGCGGTCATAATAACAGACAGTGATCATGTGATCCTATCTGCCGTACAGCCGGAAACTGTTGCTAACCGGCTGAACAACAAAGATATTGAAGAAGAAGTAGAGGAAATATAG
- the gmk gene encoding guanylate kinase, translated as MSKKGMLIVLSGPSGAGKGTLCSYLLKRRPELVLSVSVTTRPPRPGEVNGVSYYFTDEENFKKMVEKGEFLEWAKVYNNYYGTPKKFVEEHLKQGKDVILEIDIQGARKVKENCPDAIFIFILPPDIEELKNRIIKRGSESKESFDLRVKSAEEELKAMYDYDYAVVNDVLEEAVKKLESIIIAERCKVERNKELLELVCKEGCKI; from the coding sequence ATGTCAAAGAAAGGGATGTTAATAGTGCTGTCCGGGCCTTCGGGAGCTGGTAAGGGGACTTTGTGCAGTTATTTACTGAAGAGAAGGCCTGAACTTGTGCTTTCGGTTTCCGTGACGACTAGGCCACCAAGGCCCGGCGAAGTAAACGGTGTCAGTTACTACTTCACCGATGAAGAAAATTTCAAAAAAATGGTGGAAAAGGGCGAGTTCCTGGAGTGGGCCAAAGTTTACAATAATTATTACGGAACTCCCAAAAAATTCGTAGAGGAACATTTGAAACAGGGCAAAGATGTCATTTTGGAGATAGACATTCAAGGGGCAAGAAAGGTGAAGGAAAATTGCCCCGATGCTATTTTTATATTCATTTTGCCGCCCGACATTGAAGAATTGAAAAATCGAATAATAAAACGGGGAAGCGAAAGCAAGGAGTCTTTTGACCTAAGGGTAAAAAGTGCCGAAGAAGAACTGAAAGCCATGTACGACTACGATTATGCGGTTGTAAACGATGTTCTTGAGGAAGCTGTAAAAAAGTTAGAGTCGATAATTATAGCTGAAAGGTGTAAAGTCGAAAGAAATAAAGAGCTGTTGGAGTTGGTATGCAAGGAGGGGTGCAAAATATGA
- the def gene encoding peptide deformylase, translated as MAIRKIRQLGDEVLRKKSKKVTVFDEKLKELIEDMAETMKWANGVGLAAPQVGILKRVVVIDVGEGLIELVNPEIIAEEGEVVGVEGCLSIPGITGEVARPKKVKVRAQNSKGEFIELEGEDLLARALCHEIDHLDGILFIDRAQRIIEEDSEEG; from the coding sequence ATGGCTATCAGGAAAATACGTCAGTTGGGAGACGAAGTTTTGCGGAAAAAATCCAAGAAGGTAACCGTATTCGATGAGAAGCTAAAAGAGCTGATTGAAGACATGGCGGAAACGATGAAATGGGCCAACGGCGTAGGGCTTGCAGCTCCTCAGGTTGGTATATTAAAAAGGGTTGTTGTGATAGATGTGGGAGAAGGACTGATAGAGCTTGTAAACCCTGAAATAATAGCCGAGGAGGGAGAGGTGGTGGGCGTCGAGGGATGCCTGAGTATCCCCGGAATTACAGGAGAAGTGGCAAGGCCAAAAAAGGTAAAGGTCAGGGCTCAAAATTCCAAGGGAGAATTCATAGAACTTGAGGGAGAGGACTTGTTGGCAAGGGCGCTCTGCCACGAGATAGACCACTTGGATGGCATACTCTTTATAGACAGGGCACAAAGGATAATCGAAGAAGATAGCGAAGAGGGATGA
- the priA gene encoding replication restart helicase PriA: MNELAEVAVDAKHPAIKGEYYYIVPEQLKEKIQVGSRVRVPFNNKTIDGVVLRFLKKEDANCDFCLKEISAVDERFVLPPFMLELAGCLAKYYAANIIDFLKLMLPPDVGLPKESLYSIAEAWKVESFRSEIQKEVFRVIRDAGSITSEDISRILDLPHSKVKGALSSLMKKGFVKREFRVKIENPSFREDSPKSAFPRLTFEQAKALNEIKRNMEEEKKPVLLFGITGSGKTEVYIKAIENVLAKGKKALVLVPEISLTPQMTERFHERFPGKVAVLHSRLSDGERFREWYRVYKGDADITIGARSAVFAPIRDLGLIIVDEEHESSYKQMEFPFYDARQVVRFRAEIQGAAVVYGSATPSVESFYKAIKGEFALLKLTRRVTGKPLPPVEIVDMREELKSGNKHIFSSKLCSEMDSALSRGEQVILFLNRRGHSTFVLCRDCGYVLKCPHCDISLTYHISDKKGKCHYCGFQVDAPDICPKCDSRNIRYFGAGTEKVEQEIKSRYPGVKVIRVDADSTSRKGALEKMLWEFKLGKAQVMVGTQSIAKGLDFPRVSLVGIVAADVTLNLPDFRAGERTFQLISQVAGRAGRGDIPGKVIVQTYCPESLAIKAACQYKFKDFYKEELFNRKKFEYPPFYYLMNLTFTGTDLAKVEAAAFKVKKILEEKVPQTKILGPIPAPRFKVKDNFRYNILLKSSKQESLIKAGDILKNLKGFDRKVYLSWDMDPQDLM, encoded by the coding sequence TTGAACGAGCTGGCGGAGGTTGCTGTTGACGCAAAGCACCCTGCCATAAAAGGCGAGTATTATTACATAGTTCCCGAACAATTAAAAGAGAAGATACAGGTGGGTAGCAGGGTAAGGGTCCCTTTCAACAACAAAACCATTGACGGGGTGGTTTTACGCTTTTTGAAAAAAGAAGACGCAAATTGCGATTTTTGTTTGAAAGAAATTTCGGCGGTGGATGAACGGTTTGTTCTGCCGCCATTTATGCTGGAACTGGCTGGATGTCTGGCGAAGTATTATGCAGCAAATATTATAGACTTTTTAAAGCTAATGTTGCCTCCGGATGTCGGTCTGCCAAAGGAGTCTTTATATTCTATAGCGGAAGCTTGGAAGGTCGAAAGCTTCAGGTCAGAAATTCAAAAGGAGGTCTTCCGCGTTATAAGGGATGCGGGTTCGATTACTTCGGAAGATATTTCGAGAATACTGGATTTACCCCATTCGAAGGTTAAAGGGGCCCTTTCGTCTTTGATGAAAAAAGGGTTCGTAAAAAGAGAATTCAGGGTAAAAATCGAAAATCCCTCATTTCGGGAAGATAGCCCGAAATCTGCTTTTCCAAGGTTAACGTTTGAACAGGCAAAAGCTCTGAATGAAATAAAACGAAACATGGAAGAAGAAAAAAAACCGGTGCTTCTTTTTGGGATAACGGGTAGCGGAAAAACTGAGGTATATATTAAGGCTATAGAAAATGTGCTTGCAAAAGGCAAAAAGGCGCTGGTGCTGGTGCCTGAAATATCTCTAACGCCTCAAATGACGGAAAGGTTTCACGAAAGGTTTCCGGGAAAAGTGGCCGTTCTCCACAGCAGGCTTTCCGATGGAGAAAGGTTCCGGGAGTGGTACAGAGTTTATAAAGGAGATGCCGATATTACCATCGGTGCAAGGTCGGCGGTTTTCGCGCCAATCAGGGATTTAGGGCTGATAATCGTCGATGAAGAACACGAATCTTCCTACAAGCAAATGGAATTCCCTTTTTACGATGCCAGGCAGGTTGTGCGGTTCCGCGCGGAGATTCAGGGGGCGGCCGTGGTTTATGGCAGCGCAACGCCTTCGGTAGAATCCTTTTACAAGGCCATAAAAGGAGAGTTCGCTCTTTTAAAATTGACCCGGCGGGTGACGGGAAAACCGCTTCCCCCCGTAGAAATCGTAGACATGAGGGAAGAACTGAAATCCGGAAACAAGCACATTTTCAGCAGTAAGCTGTGCTCGGAGATGGATTCTGCTCTATCCCGCGGTGAACAGGTGATCCTTTTTCTCAACCGGAGGGGACATTCCACCTTTGTACTTTGCAGAGATTGCGGTTATGTACTGAAATGTCCCCACTGCGATATTTCCCTCACGTATCATATAAGTGACAAAAAGGGGAAATGTCATTACTGTGGATTTCAAGTAGACGCTCCGGATATCTGTCCGAAATGCGACAGCCGCAATATCCGTTACTTCGGAGCAGGGACTGAAAAGGTGGAGCAGGAAATCAAAAGCCGTTACCCCGGGGTCAAGGTGATTAGGGTTGACGCCGATTCTACCTCCAGAAAAGGTGCGCTTGAAAAAATGCTCTGGGAATTTAAATTGGGTAAAGCCCAGGTTATGGTGGGCACCCAGTCCATAGCAAAAGGCCTTGATTTCCCGCGGGTGTCGCTGGTCGGCATTGTTGCAGCCGATGTTACCCTTAACCTGCCTGACTTTCGAGCAGGAGAAAGGACCTTCCAGCTTATAAGTCAGGTGGCCGGCAGAGCCGGCAGAGGCGATATCCCAGGAAAAGTGATAGTGCAGACGTATTGTCCCGAATCTTTGGCTATAAAAGCTGCCTGCCAATATAAATTCAAAGATTTCTACAAAGAGGAGCTCTTCAATAGAAAGAAGTTTGAATATCCGCCTTTTTATTATTTGATGAACCTGACTTTTACTGGCACTGATCTTGCTAAAGTTGAGGCGGCGGCGTTTAAAGTCAAAAAAATTCTTGAAGAAAAAGTGCCGCAGACAAAAATACTAGGGCCCATTCCCGCACCGCGGTTTAAAGTGAAAGACAACTTCCGGTACAACATTTTGCTGAAAAGCAGTAAGCAGGAAAGCTTAATAAAAGCAGGAGATATCTTGAAAAATTTGAAGGGCTTTGACAGAAAAGTTTACCTGAGCTGGGATATGGACCCTCAAGATTTGATGTGA
- the rpoZ gene encoding DNA-directed RNA polymerase subunit omega, translated as MMYPSIDSLTSKYESKYVLVVAAAKRARQLVEGSPKLVDVKTTKPVSIALFELDSGKIKIEPPLSGNK; from the coding sequence ATGATGTATCCGTCTATAGATTCGTTAACCAGCAAATACGAGAGCAAGTATGTGCTCGTTGTAGCAGCGGCAAAGCGTGCAAGGCAGCTCGTTGAAGGTTCGCCTAAACTTGTGGACGTAAAGACCACAAAGCCGGTTTCCATTGCCCTTTTTGAGTTAGACTCGGGGAAGATAAAAATAGAACCTCCTCTTTCCGGAAATAAGTAG
- the dapF gene encoding diaminopimelate epimerase, with translation MKFTKMHGLGNDFIVVNGFIEDVRIIFDKAAKICDRHRGIGADGILLVLPSEKADLKMRIINSDGSEADMCGNGIRCFARYAFSRRLVKKANMTVETLAGIIKPEVIVKDDLIEGVRVDMGCYSLKCKDVPLKEDVKEEAVDLDIEVDGQGFKFTGVSMGNPHCVIFVDDVESFPVEQLGPKIEKHPFFPKKTNVEFVQVKGRDFLKMRVWERGAGLTMACGTGACASAVAAYKKGLTGPKVTVNLPGGDLFIEVEESGRVYMTGPAAEVYTGEIDLNIL, from the coding sequence ATGAAGTTTACTAAGATGCACGGTCTGGGAAACGATTTTATTGTCGTAAATGGTTTTATAGAAGATGTGAGAATAATATTTGATAAGGCGGCAAAAATATGTGACAGACACCGAGGAATAGGAGCTGACGGCATACTGCTGGTGCTCCCTTCCGAAAAAGCGGACCTCAAGATGAGGATCATAAATAGCGACGGCAGCGAAGCGGACATGTGCGGAAACGGAATACGCTGTTTTGCCCGGTACGCTTTTTCAAGGAGACTTGTAAAAAAGGCGAATATGACGGTGGAAACCTTAGCGGGCATCATAAAACCGGAAGTCATCGTTAAAGACGATTTGATAGAAGGTGTTAGGGTTGACATGGGATGCTACAGTCTGAAGTGCAAAGATGTACCGTTGAAAGAAGATGTGAAAGAGGAAGCTGTAGACCTCGATATCGAAGTGGACGGCCAAGGGTTTAAGTTTACTGGAGTTTCAATGGGAAATCCACACTGCGTGATTTTCGTGGACGATGTGGAAAGTTTTCCGGTTGAACAGTTGGGGCCTAAAATAGAAAAGCACCCGTTTTTCCCGAAAAAGACCAATGTGGAATTTGTACAAGTCAAAGGGCGTGATTTTTTGAAAATGAGAGTATGGGAAAGGGGAGCCGGGCTCACCATGGCCTGCGGCACAGGGGCATGTGCTTCGGCGGTTGCGGCCTACAAAAAAGGACTAACTGGCCCTAAAGTAACGGTGAACCTGCCGGGGGGAGACCTTTTCATAGAGGTGGAAGAAAGCGGACGGGTTTATATGACGGGACCTGCCGCAGAAGTATATACCGGCGAGATAGACCTCAATATACTTTAA